A single Kryptolebias marmoratus isolate JLee-2015 linkage group LG16, ASM164957v2, whole genome shotgun sequence DNA region contains:
- the pogzb gene encoding pogo transposable element derived with ZNF domain b isoform X2: MDTQLFMECEEEELEPWQQVNDSVEEDDMDFMDNYCEPVEDSLSPLPASETPPPRTPPPITPAPTVSSPLRIVSSSVMSLPPSSITATCSTLSLPTSSKPIAPPLIAQAPPLILTQTAGGTFLLPAASRTGSGQPILLTAQGFQVPTMVSPGTPLVLNLQSGQTVQPLTLIQSPSLGQLVRPGVAMSPLLSQGQTGKVSAPSGGFTTVQLPTTLTIRTSTPGPVNLQVTKVRSTNSLNLAACPAPLSAPANGVTKATPLSSGISHAPSVGTTAPASSPTQVVMSVDDFYYGRFSGDVSLRGPQMGIKTLSFTCTICSSQAENNLRLMEHMLQHSDLIAEGGNSLCCRFCYRQFSSSSHLKTHQEQVHGSALSSCLCRICEWAFEDEPVFLNHMKSNHKPGEMPYVCQVCSYRSSFYSDVLKHFASFHRDSLFLLCIYCLKVTRNPVGYQQHLLRHKVNQGFHCNRCRLQFVFLKDKMQHKLENHRSFRRPPQLEGLPPGSKVAIRTYGKLKPPSVSASMVQPNRIRTEPQNSLVQKNSPLHKSPKSPNKRSVSRRDLVSRSVPGEGGRLVCLECGTDASDLSAHYPTYVHCLLCPYSSCCSRAYAAHMIHHHVPSSRDQVLPLQRLPPPSAFLLRCSDCDFQPPSADPMADHLLEKPEHDSAICRQRYYTESDIQFFPTEEPQSLEEPVQNQDLLEPSWMSADNWKDPSESTKTSILDFTHPCGPYHIPSRNCDAIDFFSLIFPSALIELIARETNTNVKACHILGSGPVDWVPVTTHEIKGFIGLVILMGIHNLPDLLHYWSWKHYDNSYTFYRAMSFKRFQQIAANICMGSFITNELGGSGTPNDPLHVFRPMLNILGGAMWSAYEPNCCLTVDRTLLPSLDEDSSSTKGNPKTQPQVWLLCDSKSGYCHRFFIQVGQKTGQDLGFTVVPELMKDLNNKNHQLFLASSLTSIPLMQKLLDQGIYASSSFPPPNPILPQELWDRGQLEKPGDFLQRQFGPLLATRWKDTKEMGCLSTNAAPGEPDTVWRRSPTTSGELVPISRPMAFRLLQENMRGVDICKQLQACNPLGGIPQDRHWRNLFWFLINLSVVNAFIVLRESRKEHPPAWVQDGLFTQVNFRKRLGNQLAKCAQKYLETLELAISHKSRTETTEEAVKQRHRMAKISSISKRCKNCNLKNLRHESVYGCTICKANLCKQPSCFWEYHGLSPVNKGSTKVGFFRNRISGAVDVEEVVDNLDEAMAPVEDLDFSDDDTLDDLEDVEENETVKEEDLCNLDSVSQLLSETTAPVQTAAQSPASKEDFLSARQLRIILFALCEGLQQASRVFSTKTPLIRSWLKEAKRRLKRTEQEQRIYAGGSDQMLAWVLFMREQQLPITESNLFNKASMLKKKGAFGESFRISYDWAVSFLLQHQLGVRSAGRVPSLTRLLPSSLETKVRSFRDFTQKVFHVHQLTESSVAAMDELCLFVDLRLAQDKSCCSEALELIGSSPLITVYLTVLADGTMLPSLALTTRQLPEKVLPESVLLEVSPESLSIEDILDLWTSKVWLKHLSTSAQPSKSMLVLDRHREHLGDPFLSSLSGSCSLPAVIPGGCSFCLQPLEICLKPVLQRFLLSRWSEFTARNPPELEETEPARLQINVTQQLIDWVVEALTHLNKLPQVWKQSFHLTGLLPAPRGLSEETEDKTSQKPEDIQADLLKTLTQMLLGPETTETCSPELQELEDEEGDEQETSEDQQDTKVERMEVEETERKTEDRKEVEGQEVMETEDKDREEKDLDDHEKETKEEGLKYKEKEGEMMVKDSEDRMKEDRKEKTETREEDSEEEGKETEEDRKDVSKERRETRIVIGKEVGDEWKILVKTRTEGAATDGDEEDRMDIEDE; encoded by the exons ATGGACACTCAGCTGTTTATGGAgtgcgaggaggaggagctggagccgTGGCAGCAGGTGAACGACAGCGTGGAGGAAGATGACATGGACTTTATGGACAACTACTGTGAGCCAG TGGAGGACTCTCTGTCTCCTCTTCCTGCCTCTGAGACTCCGCCCCCCAGGACGCCTCCGCCCATCACACCTGCCCCAACAG TTTCGTCTCCTCTGAGGATCGTCTCCTCCTCTGTGATGtcacttcctccctcctccatcACCGCCACTTGCTCCACCCTCTCCCTCCCTACCAGCTCCAAGCCCATTGCCCCGCCCCTGATAGCTCAGGCTCCGCCCCTCATCCTGACGCAGACCGCAGGTGGAACGTTCCTCCTCCCAGCAGCCTCCAGGACAGGCAGCGGCCAGCCCATCCTCCTGACCGCACAG GGCTTCCAGGTACCGACGATGGTGAGCCCCGGTACTCCTCTGGTGCTGAACCTGCAGTCGGGTCAGACGGTCCAGCCCCTCACTCTGATCCAGT CCCCTTCTCTGGGTCAGCTGGTTCGGCCCGGTGTGGCCATGTCGCCTCTGCTCTCACAGGGACAAACCGGCAAAGTCTCCGCCCCTTCAGGAGGCTTCACCACCGTGCAGCTGCCCACGACGCTGACCATCCGGACCAGCACACCGGGACCCG tGAACCTGCAGGTGACAAAGGTGAGGAGTACCAACTCCCTGAACCTGGCAGCTTGCCCCGCCCCCCTTTCAGCTCCAGCCAATGGTGTCACGAAGGCCACACCCCTCAGCAGCGGCATCA GCCACGCCCCCTCCGTTGGTACCACGGCGCCAGCCTCCAGCCCGACCCAGGTGGTGATGAGCGTGGACGATTTCTACTATGGGAGGTTCAGTGGGGACGTGAGTCTGAGGGGACCACAGATGGGAATCAAAACCCTGTCCTTCACCTGCACCATCTGCTCCTCCCAGGCTGAGAACAACCTCAG gttgATGGAGCATATGCTGCAGCACTCAGACCTGATTGCAGAAGGTGGGAACAGTTTGTGCTGCCGCTTCTGTTACCGACAGTTCTCGTCTTCGTCTCACCTGAAGACCCACCAGGAGCAGGTGCATGGCTCCGCCCTCTCCTCAT gTTTGTGCCGTATTTGTGAGTGGGCGTTTGAAGACGAGCCGGTCTTCCTGAACCACATGAAGTCCAACCATAAACCCGGAGAGATGCCCTACGTCTGCCAG GTGTGTTCGTATCGCTCTTCCTTCTACTCGGACGTCCTGAAGCACTTCGCCTCCTTCCACAGAGACTCTCTGTTCCTGCTTTGTATTTACTGCCTGAAGGTGACCAGAAACCCAGTGGGCTACCAGCAGCACCTGCTCCGACACAAG GTGAACCAGGGTTTCCACTGCAACAGGTGTCGTCTTCAGTTCGTCTTCCTCAAAGACAAAATGCAACACAAGCTGGAAAACCACCGCAGCTTCCGCAGACCCCCACAGCTGGAGGGACTGCCCCCTGGGTCTAAG GTAGCCATCAGGACCTATGGAAAGCTGAAGCCTCCATCGGTGTCTGCCTCCATGGTTCAGCCCAACAGAATCAGAACCGAGCCACAGAACAGTTTGGTCCAGAAGAATTCTCCACTCCACAAATCCCCCAAATCTCCAAACAAGAGATCTGTAAGCCGCAGAGATCTCGTCAGCAG GTCTGTACCAGGTGAGGGAGGGCGCTTGGTGTGTTTGGAGTGTGGTACCGACGCCTCGGACCTGTCCGCCCACTACCCGACCTACGTCCACTGTCTGCTGTGTCCctacagcagctgctgctcccgGGCCTATGCTGCCCACATGATCCA TCATCACGTCCCCAGCTCCAGAGATCAAGTTCTGCCCCTGCAGCGGCTGCCTCCTCCCAG TGCGTTCCTGCTGCGCTGCTCTGACTGTGACTTCCAGCCGCCGTCAGCTGATCCGATGGCCGACCACCTGCTGGAGAAGCCGGAGCACGACAGCGCCATCTGCAGGCAGCGGT attataCTGAATCTGACATCCAGTTCTTCCCCACCGAAGAGCCCCAATCCTTAGAAGAACcggtccagaaccaggactTACTGGAACCGTCCTGGATGTCAGCAGATAATTGGAAGGATCCATCTGAGAGCACCAAGACCTCCATCCTGGACTTCACCCACCCCTGTGGACCGTACCACATCCCGTCCAGGAACTGCGACGCCATTGACTTCTTCAGCCTGATCTTCCCCTCGGCACTCATTGAGCTCATCGCCAGAGAGACCAACACCAACGTCAAAGCCTGCCACATTCTGGGCTCCGGCCCGGTGGACTGGGTCCCCGTCACCACTCACGAGATCAAAGGCTTCATCGGGCTCGTTATCCTGATGGGGATCCATAACCTGCCCGACCTGCTGCACTACTGGTCCTGGAAACACTACGACAACAGCTACACCTTCTACCGGGCCATGAGCTTCAAGCGGTTCCAGCAGATCGCTGCCAACATCTGCATGGGCAGCTTCATCACAAACGAGCTCGGAGGATCCGGTACCCCCAACGACCCGCTGCACGTCTTCAGGCCGATGCTGAACATCCTGGGTGGAGCCATGTGGTCCGCTTACGAGCCTAACTGCTGCCTGACCGTTGACCGGACCCTGCTGCCCAGTCTGGACgaggacagcagcagcactAAGGGCAACCCCAAGACCCAGCCTCAGGTCTGGCTGCTCTGCGACTCCAAGTCTGGGTACTGCCACCGCTTTTTCATCCAGGTGGGGCAGAAGACGGGCCAGGACCTGGGCTTCACTGTGGTACCAGAACTGATGAAGGACCTGAACAATAAGAACCACCAGCTGTTTCTGGCCAGCTCACTCACTTCCATCCCGCTGATGCAGAAGCTTCTGGATCAGGGCATCTACGCCTCCAGCTCCTTCCCTCCACCTAACCCCATCCTGCCCCAGGAGCTGTGGGACAGGGGGCAGCTGGAGAAGCCCGGGGACTTCCTGCAGAGACAGTTTGGCCCCCTGCTGGCCACTCGATGGAAGGACACCAAGGAAATGGGCTGCCTGTCCACTAATGCCGCTCCGGGTGAACCTGACACTGTTTGGAGGAGGTCTCCGACCACATCGGGGGAGCTGGTCCCGATCAGCCGCCCCATGGCCTTCCGCCTCCTGCAGGAGAACATGCGAGGCGTCGACATCTGCAAGCAGCTGCAGGCCTGCAACCCACTGGGCGGCATCCCACAGGACCGCCACTGGCGCAACCTCTTCTGGTTCCTGATCAACCTGAGCGTCGTCAACGCCTTCATCGTGCTGCGCGAGAGCCGCAAGGAACACCCGCCTGCCTGGGTCCAGGATGGCCTCTTCACTCAGGTCAACTTCCGTAAGCGTTTGGGCAACCAGCTGGCAAAGTGTGCCCAGAAGTACCTGGAGACCCTAGAGTTGGCCATTTCCCACAAGTCCAGGACGGAGACCACAGAGGAAGCCGTCAAACAGAGACACAGGATGGCAAAGATCAGCAGCATCTCCAAGAGGTGCAAGAACTGCAACCTGAAGAACCTTCGGCATGAGAGCGTGTACGGCTGCACCATCTGCAAGGCCAACCTGTGCAAGCAGCCCAGCTGCTTCTGGGAATACCACGGCCTGTCTCCTGTCAACAAAG GATCCACCAAAGTTGGTTTCTTCAGGAACAGAATAAG CGGAGCCGTCGatgtggaggaggtggtggatAACTTGGACGAGGCCATGGCTCCTGTGGAGGACTTGGACTTCTCTGACGACGACACGCTGGATGATCTGGAGGatgttgaagaaaatgaaactgttaAAGAAGAAGATTTGTGTAATCTGGATTCAGTGTCTCAGTTACTGTCAGAAACAACCGCCCCCGTCCAAACAGCAGCCCAGAGTCCGGCCTCCAAGGAAGACTTCCTGTCAGCCCGTCAGCTGAGGATCATCCTGTTTGCTTTGTGTGAAGGACTCCAGCAGGCCTCAAGGGTCTTTTCAACCAAAACGCCGCTCATCCGGTCCTGGCTGAAGGAGGCCAAGAGGCGTCTGAAGCGAACGGAACAGGAGCAGAGGATCTACGCCGGCGGCTCGGATCAGATGCTGGCCTGGGTTCTGTTCATGCGCGAGCAGCAGCTTCCGATCACAGAGAGTAACCTCTTCAATAAAGCCTCCATGTTGAAGAAGAAGGGGGCGTTTGGCGAGTCTTTCCGGATCTCCTACGACTGGGCGGtgagcttcctgctgcagcacCAGCTGGGTGTACGCAGCGCCGGCAGGGTCCCATCTCTGACCCGCCTTCTGCCGTCTTCCCTGGAGACCAAGGTCCGGTCCTTCAGAGACTTTACCCAGAAAGTCTTCCACGTCCACCAGCTGACAGAGAGCTCTGTCGCTGCGATGGACGAGCTGTGTCTCTTTGTAGACTTGAGGTTAGCTCAGGACAAGTCTTGCTGCTCAGAAGCCCTGGAGCTCATCGGATCCTCCCCTTTGATCACAGTTTACCTGACGGTTCTGGCTGACGGTACCATGCTGCCGTCTCTGGCTCTAACGACCAGGCAGCTGCCGGAGAAAGTTCTGCCAGAGTCCGTCTTACTCGAGGTCAGTCCTGAGAGTCTGTCCATTGAGGACATCTTAGATCTCTGGACCAGTAAGGTTTGGCTGAAGCACCTGTCCACTTCAGCTCAGCCCAGTAAATCAATGCTGGTTTTGGACCGGCACCGGGAGCACCTGGGAGATCCGTTTCTGAGCTCCCTCAGTGGATCGTGTAGCCTGCCGGCGGTGATCCCCGGAGGCTGCTCCTTCTGTCTGCAGCCCCTGGAGATCTGTCTGAAGCCTGTTCTGCAGCGCTTCCTGCTGTCCCGCTGGTCCGAGTTCACTGCCAGAAACCCGCCGGAGCTGGAGGAGACAGAACCCGCCCGACTCCAAATTAACGTGACCCAACAGCTCATTGACTGGGTGGTGGAAGCCCTGACCCACCTGAACAAGCTCCCCCAGGTCTGGAAGCAGTCCTTCCACCTGACGGGTCTACTGCCGGCGCCCAGAGGGCTGTCTGAGGAGACTGAGGACAAAACAAGTCAGAAACCAGAGGACATTCAGGCAGACCTCCTTAAGACCCTGACTCAGATGCTCCTGGGTCCTGAAACAACAGAGACTTGTTCACCTGAGCTCCAAGAGCTGGAGGACGAAGAAGGGGACGAACAGGAGACATCTGAGGATCAACAGGACACTAAAGTTGAGAGGATGGAGGtagaagagacagagagaaaaactgaggacaggaaggaggtggaaggacaggaagtgatggaGACAGAGGACAAGGACAGGGAAGAAAAGGATTTGGACGACCAcgaaaaagaaactaaagaagAAGGACTAAAGTACAAGGAGAAAGAAGGAGAGATGATGGTGAAGGACAGCGAGGACCGCAtgaaagaggacagaaaagaaaaaactgagaCAAGAGAGGAGGACAGTGAGGAGGAGGgaaaggagacagaggaggacaggaaagaTGTGAGCAAAGAGAGACGAGAGACCAGGATTGTGATAGGAAAAGAAGTGGGAGATGAGTGGAAGATACTGGTGAAGACCCGGACTGAAGGTGCTGCAACTGATGGAGATGAGGAGGACAGGATGGACATTGAAGATGAGTAG